A region from the Desulfoglaeba alkanexedens ALDC genome encodes:
- a CDS encoding REP-associated tyrosine transposase, giving the protein MPNYRRAWHPGGTYFFTVNTLRRHGCTLLTDHIDSLRAAVRTVRRAHPFAIHGWVVLPDHLHAVIELPPGDADFATRWRLIKAGFSKRLPPIERRSAVRVARGERGIWQRRFWEHLIRDERDFAAHMDYVHFNPVKHGHVARVADWPYSTFHALVAKGIYPADWGGSMAADGVRCPD; this is encoded by the coding sequence ATGCCCAATTATCGACGCGCCTGGCATCCCGGCGGGACTTATTTCTTTACGGTCAACACGTTGCGCCGGCACGGTTGCACGCTCCTGACGGATCACATCGATTCGCTGCGCGCCGCCGTGCGCACGGTGCGACGTGCGCATCCCTTCGCCATTCACGGGTGGGTGGTGTTGCCGGATCACCTGCATGCCGTCATCGAACTGCCGCCAGGCGACGCCGACTTCGCCACCCGTTGGCGGTTGATCAAGGCCGGTTTTTCCAAACGCCTGCCGCCAATAGAACGGCGTTCGGCGGTGCGTGTGGCCCGCGGTGAACGCGGCATCTGGCAACGACGATTCTGGGAACACCTGATTCGAGATGAACGCGATTTTGCTGCGCACATGGATTATGTGCACTTCAATCCTGTCAAACATGGCCATGTCGCCAGGGTTGCCGACTGGCCTTATTCGACGTTTCATGCCTTGGTGGCGAAAGGGATTTATCCGGCCGATTGGGGCGGCAGCATGGCGGCCGACGGGGTGAGGTGCCCTGACTGA
- a CDS encoding transposase gives MKPSKDAPSSKIRLRKHLNADALVRAVRREFEKIPDPRKGRPQISFADAAMSAFAMFSLKDPSLLAFEKRWSARDHNLHALYHIEKIPADSTMREILDEVSPYVFRPAFGEIFSRLQRGKALAQMTVLDGHYILALDGTGYFSSEKVFSDACLRKTSATGKTTYSLQMMGAALVHPDHKAVIPFPPEVIRREDGDTKNDCERNAAGRCIENLRTDHPHIKLIVTEDALSPNAPHIETLKRFDCRFVLGVKPGDHAFLFEKADEAIAEGRAVEFWHAAEDNPETLHYFRFINDLPLNKSHPDLRVNLLEYWQVTPKGLLRFSWVTDILIRRENAVTLMRIGRARWRIENETFNTLKNQGYHLEHNYGLGRKHLSAVFVTLMMLAFCVDQSLQLCCPLFQAVWRKLQTKRDLWERIRAMFWDFRLESIRMLYEALLYGYKRLTPIIAYNTS, from the coding sequence ATGAAGCCCAGCAAAGACGCTCCTTCCTCCAAGATCCGACTTCGCAAGCATCTGAATGCAGATGCCCTGGTGAGAGCGGTGCGTCGTGAGTTCGAAAAGATCCCCGATCCCCGCAAAGGCAGGCCGCAGATCTCCTTTGCGGATGCGGCCATGAGCGCCTTCGCCATGTTTTCTTTGAAGGATCCCTCTCTTCTGGCCTTTGAGAAACGCTGGTCGGCTCGGGATCACAACCTGCACGCGCTCTACCACATCGAGAAGATCCCTGCCGACAGCACCATGCGGGAAATTCTCGATGAGGTTTCGCCCTATGTGTTCCGACCCGCCTTCGGCGAGATCTTCTCACGGCTTCAGCGCGGCAAGGCGCTGGCTCAGATGACCGTGCTGGACGGCCACTACATCCTGGCCCTGGACGGCACGGGCTATTTTTCGTCGGAAAAGGTCTTTTCCGACGCCTGCCTTCGAAAAACCTCTGCCACCGGCAAGACCACCTATTCCCTCCAAATGATGGGAGCCGCCCTCGTCCACCCGGACCACAAGGCCGTGATCCCCTTTCCCCCCGAAGTGATCCGAAGAGAAGACGGTGACACCAAAAACGACTGCGAACGCAACGCCGCCGGCCGTTGTATCGAGAACCTGAGAACCGACCACCCCCATATCAAGCTCATCGTGACCGAAGATGCCCTCAGTCCCAACGCTCCCCACATTGAAACCCTCAAGCGCTTCGACTGCCGCTTCGTCCTTGGGGTTAAACCCGGCGATCACGCCTTCCTTTTCGAAAAGGCCGACGAGGCCATCGCGGAGGGCCGGGCTGTGGAGTTCTGGCACGCAGCGGAAGACAACCCCGAAACCCTCCATTACTTCCGCTTCATCAACGATCTTCCCCTCAACAAGTCCCATCCCGACCTTCGAGTGAACCTCCTCGAATACTGGCAGGTGACCCCCAAGGGGCTTCTGCGGTTTTCCTGGGTCACCGATATCCTCATCCGCCGGGAAAACGCCGTTACCTTGATGCGGATCGGCCGGGCACGCTGGCGCATCGAAAACGAAACCTTCAACACCTTGAAAAACCAGGGCTACCACCTCGAACACAACTACGGCCTGGGCCGAAAACACCTTAGCGCCGTTTTCGTCACCCTCATGATGTTGGCCTTCTGCGTGGACCAGAGCCTCCAACTGTGTTGCCCGCTGTTTCAGGCCGTATGGCGAAAGCTCCAAACCAAACGGGACCTCTGGGAGAGGATCCGGGCCATGTTCTGGGACTTCCGCCTGGAGTCCATCCGGATGCTCTACGAGGCCCTTCTTTACGGATACAAAAGGCTGACCCCGATCATCGCCTATAACACCTCGTAG
- a CDS encoding class I SAM-dependent methyltransferase → MDDFTKHTIMFDPPAKVESASSAWIMHTPFAFFMISVLRPRLLVELGVHTGHSYNAFCQAVKTLKTATHCYGIDTWKGDEHAGWYEDDIYQNLYQYQLKEYAEFSNLLRMTFDEGLAYFSDSSIDLLHIDGLHTYDAVKHDFECWLPKMSDRGVVLLHDTFVRERGFGVWRLWEEIASRYPSFNFTHGYGLGIAAVGSNVGKDFLDFLDRAGQDAFYRKLFFNLGRQIILEESVRDKDARIAALNATLSEKDARIGSLEESVREKEGRIAALNAWIEEKEGQIAALRQSTSWRITAPLRYVSERGRSTFVGAQRLWSGVRRRGGRVVALPKVVRVLRREGVGGLKAKTRAEMYSSGSADLPPSMEEATDERPSR, encoded by the coding sequence ATGGACGATTTCACAAAGCATACCATCATGTTTGATCCACCGGCGAAGGTAGAATCCGCATCCTCTGCATGGATCATGCACACGCCTTTTGCGTTCTTCATGATCAGCGTCTTGAGGCCCAGGCTGTTGGTGGAGCTTGGTGTCCACACCGGTCATTCATATAATGCCTTCTGCCAGGCGGTCAAGACACTCAAGACCGCTACCCACTGCTACGGCATAGATACATGGAAGGGAGACGAACACGCTGGATGGTATGAAGATGATATCTACCAAAATCTGTATCAATACCAGCTCAAAGAGTATGCTGAGTTTTCCAATCTCCTCAGGATGACCTTCGACGAGGGGCTGGCTTATTTCTCGGATAGTAGCATAGATCTGCTCCATATCGACGGTTTGCATACCTATGACGCGGTAAAGCACGATTTCGAGTGCTGGCTGCCGAAGATGAGCGACAGGGGCGTCGTCCTGCTCCATGACACCTTTGTGCGAGAACGAGGCTTCGGCGTTTGGCGATTATGGGAAGAAATCGCCTCCCGATATCCTTCTTTCAACTTTACGCACGGATACGGGCTGGGTATCGCTGCGGTCGGCTCGAATGTAGGGAAGGATTTTCTGGATTTTCTCGACAGAGCCGGCCAGGACGCCTTTTATCGGAAGCTCTTTTTTAACTTGGGCAGGCAGATCATCCTCGAAGAATCGGTCCGGGACAAGGATGCTCGGATCGCCGCGCTGAACGCTACGCTAAGTGAGAAGGACGCGCGCATAGGAAGCCTCGAAGAATCGGTCCGGGAGAAGGAAGGTCGAATCGCCGCGCTGAACGCCTGGATCGAGGAGAAGGAAGGTCAGATCGCCGCGCTGCGCCAGAGTACGTCTTGGCGGATCACCGCTCCCTTGCGCTACGTATCGGAGCGTGGCCGGTCTACCTTTGTCGGCGCTCAGAGACTCTGGTCCGGGGTGCGGCGCCGGGGCGGGCGCGTTGTCGCGCTGCCCAAGGTCGTTCGGGTTCTGCGCCGGGAGGGCGTGGGCGGCTTGAAGGCCAAAACGCGCGCTGAGATGTACTCATCCGGTAGCGCCGA